In Streptantibioticus cattleyicolor NRRL 8057 = DSM 46488, a genomic segment contains:
- a CDS encoding ATP-binding protein: protein MHAPLAPTTRLPIGSDADLAWVRRQVRQAAADIGFRLVQQTKLVTAASELARNTLVHGGGGHVEMTLLRDGGARGVRLSFIDSGPGIRDVELAMTDGYTTGGGLGLGLSGAKRLVRELVVDSRPGQGTTVTVTDWATGLPTPRTGAP, encoded by the coding sequence ATGCATGCCCCACTCGCCCCGACCACGCGCCTGCCCATCGGCTCGGACGCCGACCTCGCCTGGGTACGCAGACAGGTACGCCAGGCCGCTGCCGACATCGGCTTCCGGCTGGTCCAGCAGACCAAGCTGGTCACCGCCGCCAGCGAACTCGCCCGCAACACGCTGGTGCACGGCGGCGGCGGGCATGTGGAGATGACGCTCCTGCGGGACGGGGGCGCCCGCGGCGTGCGGCTGTCCTTCATCGACTCCGGCCCCGGCATCCGGGACGTCGAGCTGGCCATGACCGACGGCTACACCACCGGCGGCGGCCTCGGCCTGGGACTGAGCGGGGCCAAGCGGCTCGTGCGGGAACTCGTCGTCGACAGCCGTCCGGGCCAGGGCACCACCGTCACCGTCACCGACTGGGCCACCGGCCTGCCCACGCCGCGCACAGGTGCGCCATGA
- the argB gene encoding acetylglutamate kinase, translating into MTTRKHTALPKAQILIEALPWLTRHHGRTVVIKFGGNAMIDDDLKSAFAQDVVFLRHAGLRPVVVHGGGPQISAQLDRMGLESEFKAGLRVTTPEAMDVVRMVLAGQVQRELVNLLNRHGPLAVGLTGEDAHTMSATKRYARIDGKQVDLGRVGEITAVDTGAIEALLDDGRIPVVSSIARSADDGHIYNINADTAAAALAAGLGAETLMVLTDVEGLYADWPNSDEVISQLTASELEELLPDLASGMVPKMEGCLYAVRNGVTTARVIDGRVQHAILLEIFTDEGIGTMVVPDHKGEQG; encoded by the coding sequence ATGACGACCCGCAAACACACCGCGCTGCCCAAGGCGCAGATCCTCATCGAGGCGCTGCCCTGGCTCACCCGCCACCACGGCAGGACCGTCGTGATCAAGTTCGGCGGCAACGCCATGATCGACGACGACCTCAAGTCCGCCTTCGCCCAGGACGTGGTCTTCCTGCGGCACGCCGGACTGCGCCCGGTGGTGGTGCACGGCGGCGGCCCGCAGATCAGCGCCCAACTCGACCGGATGGGGCTGGAGTCGGAGTTCAAGGCCGGACTGCGGGTCACCACCCCGGAGGCCATGGACGTGGTACGGATGGTCCTGGCCGGCCAGGTCCAGCGCGAACTGGTCAACCTCCTCAACCGGCACGGTCCGCTCGCCGTCGGCCTCACCGGCGAGGACGCCCACACCATGAGCGCCACCAAGCGGTACGCCCGCATCGACGGCAAGCAGGTGGACCTCGGCCGGGTCGGCGAGATCACCGCCGTCGACACCGGCGCCATCGAGGCCCTCCTCGACGACGGCCGCATCCCGGTGGTCTCCTCCATCGCCCGCAGCGCCGACGACGGCCACATCTACAACATCAACGCCGACACCGCCGCCGCCGCGCTCGCGGCCGGCCTCGGCGCCGAGACGCTGATGGTCCTCACCGACGTCGAGGGGCTCTACGCCGACTGGCCCAACAGCGACGAGGTCATCAGCCAGCTCACCGCGAGCGAACTGGAGGAGCTGCTGCCCGACCTGGCCAGCGGCATGGTGCCCAAGATGGAGGGGTGCCTGTACGCGGTGCGCAACGGCGTCACCACCGCCCGGGTCATCGACGGCCGCGTCCAGCACGCGATCCTGCTGGAGATCTTCACCGACGAGGGCATCGGCACCATGGTGGTGCCCGATCACAAGGGGGAGCAGGGATGA
- the argC gene encoding N-acetyl-gamma-glutamyl-phosphate reductase: MTLRVAVAGASGYAGGEVLRVLLGHPEVEIGAVTAGANAGQRLGALQPHLLPLADRVLQDTDAEALAGHDVVFLALPHGQSAAVAAGLGEETLVIDCGADFRLRDAADWERFYGTPHAGRWPYGLPELPGARAELVGAKRIAVPGCFPTAVSLALFPAYAAALVEPEAVVVAATGTSGAGKTPKPHLLGSEVMGSVSPYGVGGTHRHTPEMAQNLTEVAGEPVTVSFTPHLVPMSRGILATCSAKARPGVTAAGLREAYTKALRDEPFVHLLPEGQWPATAAVQGANTALIQVALDPAAGRVVVVAAIDNLTKGTAGGAVQSMNVALGLPETLGLPVTGLAP; this comes from the coding sequence ATGACGTTGCGCGTGGCGGTGGCCGGGGCCAGCGGGTATGCGGGGGGAGAGGTGCTGCGGGTGCTGCTGGGCCACCCGGAGGTGGAGATCGGCGCGGTCACCGCGGGCGCCAACGCCGGGCAGCGGCTCGGGGCGCTCCAGCCGCATCTGCTGCCGCTCGCCGACCGCGTGCTCCAGGACACCGACGCCGAGGCGCTCGCCGGCCACGACGTGGTCTTCCTGGCGCTGCCGCACGGCCAGTCCGCCGCCGTCGCCGCCGGACTCGGCGAGGAGACGCTGGTCATCGACTGCGGCGCCGACTTCCGGCTGCGCGACGCCGCCGACTGGGAGCGCTTCTACGGCACCCCGCACGCCGGCCGCTGGCCCTACGGGCTGCCCGAACTGCCCGGCGCCCGGGCCGAGTTGGTCGGCGCCAAGCGGATCGCGGTGCCCGGCTGCTTCCCCACCGCCGTCTCGCTCGCCCTCTTCCCCGCCTACGCAGCCGCCCTCGTCGAGCCCGAGGCCGTCGTGGTCGCCGCCACCGGGACCTCCGGCGCCGGCAAGACCCCCAAGCCCCATCTGCTCGGCAGCGAGGTCATGGGGTCGGTCAGCCCGTACGGGGTGGGCGGGACGCACCGGCACACCCCGGAGATGGCGCAGAACCTCACCGAGGTCGCGGGCGAACCGGTCACCGTCTCCTTCACCCCGCACCTCGTCCCGATGTCCCGCGGCATCCTGGCCACCTGCAGCGCCAAGGCGAGGCCCGGCGTCACCGCGGCGGGCCTGCGCGAGGCGTACACCAAGGCGCTGCGCGACGAGCCCTTCGTCCACCTGCTGCCCGAGGGGCAGTGGCCGGCCACCGCCGCGGTGCAGGGCGCCAACACCGCGCTGATCCAGGTCGCCCTCGACCCGGCGGCCGGCCGCGTGGTGGTGGTCGCCGCCATCGACAACCTGACCAAGGGCACCGCCGGCGGCGCCGTCCAGTCCATGAACGTCGCCCTCGGCCTCCCCGAGACCCTCGGCCTGCCGGTCACCGGACTGGCGCCGTGA
- a CDS encoding SpoIIE family protein phosphatase, which produces MSRVWDIPVQDSTRTRDVRVAAEDACGHAGLDAHATAATALVATELATNLVKHANGGRIVINLTAPCDTLAEAAPCVQITSLDHGPGIGDVPTALRDGYTTAASSLGAGLGTCRRIATDFDLHSRTGAGTVAVARTSPARPPGTTSRPVRSRPGTRAGGITTALAYAEHSGDAFAWVRSGPTVTLMLTDGLGHGAKAAEASAAAVRELRGNAGLPPADILRHLHTALRGTRGAAVGVAQLDEDTNRLSFAGVGNIGARLRTGDGWRPLISHPGIVGAHFPATVPVQRSPWRTESLLVLHSDGLPGRWVPPDDPGLVSHDPAVTAAVVLRDAGSAARPLRDDTTVAVLAPDPPDGRP; this is translated from the coding sequence ATGAGCAGGGTCTGGGACATCCCGGTCCAGGACTCCACCAGGACCCGGGACGTCCGCGTGGCCGCGGAGGACGCCTGCGGCCACGCCGGTCTGGACGCCCACGCCACGGCGGCCACCGCGCTGGTCGCCACCGAGTTGGCGACCAACCTCGTCAAGCACGCGAACGGGGGCCGCATCGTCATCAACCTGACCGCCCCCTGCGACACCCTGGCGGAGGCCGCGCCCTGCGTGCAGATCACCTCGCTCGACCACGGGCCGGGCATCGGCGACGTGCCGACGGCGCTGCGGGACGGATACACCACCGCCGCCTCCTCCCTCGGCGCGGGCCTGGGCACCTGCCGGCGCATCGCCACCGACTTCGACCTGCACAGCCGGACGGGGGCAGGCACCGTCGCCGTGGCCCGCACGAGCCCGGCACGGCCACCCGGCACCACGTCCCGGCCGGTCCGTTCGCGCCCGGGCACCCGGGCCGGAGGCATCACCACCGCGCTCGCGTACGCCGAGCACTCCGGCGACGCCTTCGCCTGGGTGCGTTCCGGCCCAACGGTCACGCTGATGCTGACCGACGGGCTCGGACACGGGGCGAAGGCGGCGGAGGCGTCCGCCGCCGCCGTGCGGGAACTGCGCGGGAACGCCGGTCTTCCCCCGGCCGACATCCTGCGGCACCTGCACACCGCGCTGCGCGGCACGCGCGGTGCGGCCGTCGGCGTGGCACAACTGGACGAGGACACCAACCGGCTCTCCTTCGCGGGCGTCGGCAACATCGGCGCCCGGCTCCGCACCGGCGACGGCTGGCGCCCCCTCATCTCCCACCCGGGCATCGTCGGCGCCCACTTCCCCGCCACCGTGCCCGTACAGCGGTCGCCCTGGCGGACGGAGAGCCTGCTCGTCCTGCACAGCGACGGGCTGCCGGGCCGCTGGGTGCCGCCGGACGACCCCGGACTCGTCAGCCATGACCCGGCGGTGACCGCCGCGGTCGTCCTGCGCGACGCCGGCAGCGCCGCGCGCCCGCTGCGCGACGACACCACCGTGGCCGTCCTGGCCCCCGATCCACCGGACGGACGCCCATGA
- the argJ gene encoding bifunctional glutamate N-acetyltransferase/amino-acid acetyltransferase ArgJ encodes MSVTAPKGFTAAGIAAGIKESGAPDLALVVNNGPRLAAAGVFTSNRVKAAPVLWSQTVVSGGQVSAVVLNSGGANACTGPQGFQDTHATAEKAAGILDGHSAGEIAVASTGLIGVRLPMDKVLTGLEKAAAELSAHGGEKAAIAIKTTDTVHKTAVVEGDGWTVGGMAKGAGMLAPGLATMLAVLTTDADVDAATLDRALRAATATTFDRVDSDGCMSTNDTVLLLASGAAGTTPDETAFAEAVRTVCADLARQLVADAEGASKDIVIEVTGAATEREAVDVARTIARNNLLKCAIHGEDPNWGRVLAAIGTTSAAFDPDRLAVAINGVWVCRDGCAAEDRDLVDMRYREVRITADLAAGDHSAVIWTNDLTADYVHENSAYSS; translated from the coding sequence GTGAGCGTCACCGCACCCAAGGGCTTCACGGCGGCCGGGATCGCCGCCGGGATCAAGGAGTCGGGCGCCCCCGACCTCGCCCTGGTGGTCAACAACGGCCCCCGGCTGGCCGCCGCCGGGGTCTTCACCAGCAACCGCGTCAAGGCCGCACCGGTGCTGTGGTCGCAGACGGTCGTCTCCGGCGGGCAGGTCTCCGCCGTCGTCCTCAACTCCGGCGGCGCCAACGCCTGCACCGGACCGCAGGGCTTCCAGGACACCCACGCCACCGCCGAGAAGGCCGCCGGGATCCTCGACGGCCACAGCGCCGGCGAGATCGCCGTCGCCTCCACCGGGCTGATCGGCGTCCGGCTCCCGATGGACAAGGTGCTCACCGGGCTGGAGAAGGCGGCGGCCGAACTGTCCGCGCACGGCGGCGAGAAGGCCGCCATCGCCATCAAGACCACCGACACCGTGCACAAGACCGCGGTCGTGGAGGGCGACGGCTGGACGGTCGGCGGCATGGCCAAGGGCGCCGGCATGCTCGCCCCCGGCCTCGCCACCATGCTCGCGGTCCTCACCACCGACGCCGACGTGGACGCCGCCACCCTCGACCGCGCCCTGCGCGCCGCCACCGCCACCACCTTCGACCGGGTCGACTCCGACGGCTGCATGTCCACCAACGACACCGTGCTGCTGCTCGCCTCCGGCGCCGCCGGCACCACCCCGGACGAGACCGCGTTCGCCGAGGCCGTCCGCACCGTCTGCGCCGACCTCGCGCGGCAGCTGGTCGCCGACGCCGAAGGCGCCTCCAAGGACATCGTCATCGAGGTGACCGGCGCCGCCACCGAGCGGGAGGCCGTCGACGTCGCCCGCACCATCGCCCGCAACAACCTCCTCAAGTGCGCCATCCACGGCGAGGACCCCAACTGGGGCCGCGTCCTCGCCGCCATCGGCACCACCTCCGCCGCCTTCGACCCCGACCGCCTCGCCGTCGCCATCAACGGCGTCTGGGTCTGCCGCGACGGCTGCGCGGCCGAGGACCGCGACCTGGTCGACATGCGCTACCGCGAGGTACGCATCACCGCCGACCTCGCCGCCGGCGACCACTCCGCGGTGATCTGGACCAACGACCTGACCGCCGACTACGTCCACGAGAACAGCGCCTACAGCTCATGA
- a CDS encoding BP74-related protein: MRRTITKVGSLAAVSMFALAVAQPAQAAQSGGAGTRPAAYFEFTDGKDTFVFQLTDPARIKQARDIISGVDKENVGVMGTVVKTPAPYNKPWKYQLAPDSVKFFSMAVEVCDASIAYVNDHLSEVGGALLPNSTWCPWSSKLKREITAP; the protein is encoded by the coding sequence ATGCGACGTACCATCACCAAGGTCGGCAGCCTCGCGGCGGTCTCGATGTTCGCCCTGGCCGTGGCCCAGCCCGCGCAGGCGGCGCAGAGCGGTGGAGCGGGCACCCGTCCCGCGGCCTACTTCGAGTTCACCGACGGCAAGGACACCTTCGTCTTCCAGCTCACCGACCCCGCCAGAATCAAGCAGGCCCGCGACATCATCAGCGGGGTGGACAAGGAGAACGTCGGCGTCATGGGCACCGTCGTCAAGACGCCGGCCCCGTACAACAAGCCCTGGAAGTACCAACTCGCCCCTGACTCGGTGAAGTTCTTCAGCATGGCCGTGGAGGTGTGCGACGCGAGCATCGCCTACGTCAACGACCACCTGAGCGAGGTCGGCGGTGCGCTCCTGCCCAATTCGACGTGGTGTCCCTGGAGTTCGAAGCTGAAGCGTGAGATCACCGCGCCGTAA
- a CDS encoding STAS domain-containing protein: MQVAEEHDMAPEVARELGGFLEQRREQIAQRWADTALFRTVFTVSRDEAVEACKAVVDALAVVARSGRLEDTEAPGFGAVREQLGRMAASRAQAGFSTSQVAGEVARLREPATALLRAEFDDPSGEPAHACALALTTLLGTLRLVVMETTVSSGEELIARQRQQLLEVATPVIKLWENIVAVPLIGTLDSARSQVVMENLLEAIVDERARYAILDITGVPTVDSLVAQHLMKTVAAARLMGAECIVSGIRPAIAQTIVHLGIDLGTIVTRAGLADALAYALAQQGIAVSNRPAAGASSR, from the coding sequence ATGCAGGTGGCGGAGGAGCACGACATGGCCCCGGAGGTCGCGCGGGAACTGGGAGGCTTTCTGGAACAGCGCCGGGAGCAGATCGCCCAGCGGTGGGCGGACACCGCCCTGTTCCGTACGGTCTTCACCGTGTCCCGCGACGAGGCGGTGGAGGCGTGCAAGGCCGTGGTCGACGCCCTGGCGGTCGTGGCCCGCTCCGGACGGCTGGAGGACACCGAGGCGCCGGGCTTCGGCGCCGTGCGGGAACAGCTCGGCCGGATGGCCGCCTCCCGCGCCCAGGCCGGGTTCAGCACCTCCCAGGTCGCCGGCGAGGTCGCCCGCCTGCGGGAGCCGGCCACCGCTTTGCTGCGCGCCGAGTTCGACGACCCGTCCGGCGAGCCCGCGCACGCCTGCGCTCTCGCGCTCACGACGCTTCTCGGCACACTCCGCCTGGTCGTCATGGAGACCACCGTCAGCTCCGGTGAGGAACTGATCGCCCGGCAGCGCCAGCAGCTGCTGGAGGTGGCCACCCCGGTCATCAAGCTGTGGGAGAACATCGTCGCCGTACCGCTCATCGGCACCCTGGACAGCGCCCGCAGCCAGGTCGTGATGGAGAACCTGCTGGAGGCGATCGTGGACGAGCGGGCGCGGTACGCCATTCTCGACATCACCGGGGTCCCCACCGTCGACTCGCTCGTGGCGCAGCACCTGATGAAGACGGTCGCCGCGGCCCGGCTGATGGGCGCCGAGTGCATCGTCTCCGGGATCCGGCCGGCGATCGCGCAGACCATCGTCCACCTCGGCATCGACCTGGGGACGATCGTCACGCGAGCCGGTCTCGCCGACGCCCTGGCGTACGCGCTCGCCCAGCAGGGCATCGCCGTCTCCAACCGCCCGGCGGCGGGAGCGAGTTCGCGGTGA
- a CDS encoding MarR family transcriptional regulator: MTTTAAELLEVVWGRASTAPTSASQLRVLHILEHHDGINLRTLAEHLASTPPSTSRLCDRLVAAGFVERVTSPEQRREVRLHLSGRGRAFLADLRVRREKELRKVLADMPAAKRVALLEGLEAFCATAATQIHDDAPGVGSRTA, encoded by the coding sequence GTGACCACCACGGCCGCCGAGCTGCTGGAAGTCGTGTGGGGCCGGGCCTCCACCGCACCCACCTCCGCGTCCCAGCTGCGCGTGCTGCACATCCTGGAACACCACGACGGCATCAACCTGCGCACGCTCGCCGAGCACCTGGCCTCCACCCCACCGTCCACCAGCCGGCTGTGCGACCGGCTCGTGGCCGCCGGCTTCGTCGAGCGGGTGACCAGCCCGGAGCAGCGGCGCGAGGTGCGGCTGCACCTCAGCGGCCGGGGCCGGGCCTTCCTCGCCGACCTGCGCGTCCGCAGGGAGAAGGAGTTGCGGAAGGTACTGGCGGACATGCCCGCCGCCAAGCGCGTCGCGCTCCTGGAGGGCCTGGAGGCGTTCTGCGCCACAGCGGCGACGCAGATACACGATGACGCGCCGGGCGTGGGGAGCCGGACCGCCTGA
- a CDS encoding MarR family winged helix-turn-helix transcriptional regulator: protein MTGLGGSGDDQTDGPGGDAVALALRIADAVESLTNVWSVAAQGARLRLSPHQLRALRILEAAPGLNLTGLAESMDIGMPTASRLCDRLEAAGLLERVLHPKKRREVQLNLTGPGRQVVGEVAARRSQALAAVLTVMRAEEREALLQGMRAFMAAQEGIARGADRGPEP from the coding sequence GTGACTGGTCTCGGCGGTTCCGGGGACGACCAGACAGATGGACCGGGCGGTGATGCCGTAGCCCTCGCGCTGCGGATCGCCGACGCCGTGGAGAGTCTGACCAACGTGTGGTCGGTCGCCGCACAGGGGGCGCGGCTGAGATTGTCGCCGCACCAGTTGCGGGCCCTGCGGATCCTGGAGGCCGCGCCCGGACTCAATCTGACCGGGCTCGCGGAGAGCATGGACATAGGGATGCCGACCGCCAGTCGGCTGTGCGACCGGCTGGAGGCGGCGGGGCTGCTGGAGAGGGTGCTCCACCCCAAGAAGCGGCGTGAGGTGCAGCTGAACCTCACCGGGCCCGGCCGGCAGGTCGTCGGCGAGGTGGCCGCGCGCCGGTCCCAGGCGCTCGCCGCGGTGCTCACCGTCATGCGGGCGGAGGAGCGGGAGGCGCTTCTCCAGGGCATGCGGGCCTTCATGGCCGCTCAGGAAGGCATCGCCAGGGGCGCGGACCGCGGGCCTGAGCCTTAA
- a CDS encoding PP2C family protein-serine/threonine phosphatase — MTAPPEVWKIASVTDAALARAAVGAITTAGGSPALERARFLTALTARLRRCLNQGGEWELLLHLRHDTGAQDGRVDVLLRPVDASWPSADDEPALTCPLPHQPVTGRVPARTPLPEALLRADENTAAVLDLLQEQERLVQLHREELHHTNQGVLALHSHLEAAALAQRELLEAERAARAEAERARRLLTFLGDASAAITVSLSPTAILRRLSDLLVPEYATRLDVWLFDEEDAPGHVREHAAAAVVAARTGRPQHAGPRPGNLPGIGDLPPSALSPERPLLAIPLGAHRLLGVLTLTAPGPRFDADTCITLVELARRVGIALDNARRYEQYRDTAETLQRAQLTDLPAVPGLLLTARYLPATWGLNIGGDWYDAFRQPDGSLLVVIGDVTGHGLHAAVVMGQLRTALRAYAIDDTSPGEILTQLHRMLRHLQPELYATALIARIRPGEPRVVWASAGHPPAVVRDDDGTVRVLDGKPGVMLGIPADHTYTDQVTRLPTGSSLVLYTDGLVERRARGIDAGIERLAQALAALRTPELEQDLDAGADAVLKHILHDSERDDDVCLLVCHRLTAIAQEPLPSA; from the coding sequence ATGACCGCACCCCCCGAGGTCTGGAAGATCGCGTCGGTCACCGACGCCGCACTGGCCCGCGCCGCCGTCGGCGCGATCACCACCGCAGGCGGGTCCCCGGCCCTGGAACGGGCCCGCTTCCTCACCGCGCTCACCGCACGGCTGCGCCGCTGCCTGAACCAGGGCGGCGAGTGGGAACTCCTGCTCCACCTCCGGCACGACACCGGCGCCCAGGACGGCCGGGTGGACGTCCTCCTGCGTCCGGTCGACGCGTCGTGGCCGAGCGCGGACGACGAGCCCGCCCTCACCTGCCCCCTGCCGCACCAGCCGGTCACAGGCCGCGTCCCGGCGCGAACGCCGCTGCCCGAGGCGCTGTTGCGCGCCGACGAGAACACCGCGGCCGTCCTGGACCTCCTCCAGGAACAAGAACGCCTCGTCCAACTGCACCGGGAGGAGCTGCACCACACCAACCAGGGCGTCCTGGCGCTCCACTCCCACCTGGAGGCCGCCGCCCTGGCCCAGCGCGAACTGCTCGAAGCCGAGCGGGCCGCGCGCGCCGAGGCCGAGCGGGCCCGGCGCCTGCTGACCTTCCTCGGGGACGCCAGCGCCGCCATCACGGTCTCCCTCAGCCCCACGGCCATCCTGCGCCGCCTGTCCGACCTGCTGGTGCCGGAGTACGCCACCAGGCTCGACGTCTGGCTCTTCGACGAGGAGGACGCCCCCGGGCACGTACGCGAGCACGCGGCAGCCGCCGTGGTCGCCGCCCGCACCGGCCGCCCCCAGCACGCGGGCCCCCGACCGGGAAACCTCCCCGGCATCGGTGACCTCCCGCCCTCCGCCCTCTCCCCGGAGCGGCCCCTGCTGGCCATCCCCCTCGGCGCACACCGCCTGCTGGGTGTCCTCACCCTCACCGCGCCCGGGCCGCGCTTCGACGCGGACACCTGCATCACGCTGGTCGAACTCGCCCGCCGCGTCGGCATCGCCCTGGACAACGCCCGCCGTTACGAGCAGTACCGCGACACCGCCGAGACCCTGCAACGCGCCCAGCTCACCGACCTGCCCGCCGTCCCCGGCCTGCTCCTGACCGCGCGCTACCTCCCCGCCACCTGGGGCCTGAACATCGGCGGCGACTGGTACGACGCCTTCCGCCAGCCCGACGGGAGCCTGCTCGTCGTCATAGGGGACGTCACCGGCCACGGACTGCACGCCGCCGTCGTCATGGGCCAACTGCGCACCGCGCTGCGCGCCTACGCCATCGACGACACCAGCCCCGGTGAGATCCTCACCCAGCTCCACCGCATGCTCCGCCACCTACAACCCGAGCTGTACGCCACCGCGTTGATCGCCCGCATCCGGCCCGGTGAACCGCGGGTGGTGTGGGCGTCGGCCGGCCACCCGCCCGCCGTCGTCCGCGACGACGACGGCACCGTCCGCGTCCTGGACGGCAAACCGGGCGTCATGCTGGGCATACCGGCCGACCACACCTATACCGACCAGGTCACCCGCCTGCCGACCGGCTCGTCCCTGGTGCTGTACACCGACGGCCTGGTCGAACGCCGGGCGCGCGGCATCGACGCCGGCATCGAACGCCTCGCCCAGGCGCTCGCCGCGCTGCGTACCCCGGAGCTGGAACAGGACCTGGACGCGGGCGCCGACGCCGTGCTCAAGCACATCCTGCACGACTCCGAGCGCGACGACGACGTGTGTCTGCTCGTGTGCCACAGGCTGACGGCGATCGCACAGGAGCCCCTTCCGTCCGCGTGA
- a CDS encoding PP2C family protein-serine/threonine phosphatase: MNRFEAAERALRTAAPHELLDAVRAVLVERYGAKEVELFMADYGLAVLQPVSELPHTLDPVSVHNSPAGRAFGSQEPYCEDLRTGARLHLPVSVRGDRLGVLSVTLPDRDAARDCASELAQIADVLGHEVVVAERDTDLYLQARRKGRLTLAAEMQWQLLPGRSCSRPEYDLGAQLEPAYAIFGDNFDWSATADRLMLYVTNGMGEGIEASLLTNLAINALRNARRAGISIADQAALADQAVYAHYQGRCYLSVLMFDFDLATGRASVVDAGSPQLLRMRDGVVERITFDAQLPLGMFEETDYVAQDFQAEPGDRLVFVSDGVHAVASPKGEAYGEAALARAIQSTRLLPAAEVPRAILRELTGHRGEALPADDALIVCLDWRGRPLGH, translated from the coding sequence GTGAACAGATTCGAGGCCGCTGAACGCGCTCTGCGCACGGCGGCCCCCCACGAGTTGCTCGACGCCGTCCGGGCCGTACTGGTCGAGCGGTACGGCGCCAAGGAGGTCGAGCTGTTCATGGCCGACTACGGCCTGGCGGTGCTGCAACCGGTCTCGGAGCTGCCGCACACGCTGGATCCGGTGTCGGTGCACAACAGCCCGGCCGGCCGGGCCTTCGGGTCGCAGGAGCCGTACTGCGAGGACCTGCGGACGGGGGCGCGGCTGCATCTGCCGGTCAGCGTGCGCGGCGACCGGCTCGGGGTGCTGTCCGTCACGCTGCCCGACAGGGACGCCGCCCGGGACTGCGCGTCGGAACTGGCCCAGATCGCCGACGTGCTGGGCCACGAGGTGGTCGTCGCCGAACGCGACACCGACCTGTACCTCCAGGCGCGGCGCAAGGGGCGGCTCACGCTGGCCGCCGAGATGCAATGGCAGCTTCTGCCCGGCCGCTCCTGCTCGCGCCCCGAGTACGACCTCGGGGCCCAACTGGAGCCCGCCTACGCCATCTTCGGTGACAACTTCGACTGGTCGGCCACCGCCGACCGCCTGATGCTGTACGTCACCAACGGCATGGGCGAGGGCATAGAGGCCTCCTTGCTGACGAACCTGGCCATCAACGCGCTGCGCAACGCCCGGCGCGCCGGTATCTCCATCGCCGACCAGGCGGCCCTGGCCGACCAGGCGGTCTACGCGCACTACCAGGGGCGCTGCTACCTGTCGGTCCTGATGTTCGACTTCGACCTGGCCACCGGACGGGCGAGCGTGGTGGACGCCGGCTCCCCGCAACTGCTGCGGATGCGGGACGGCGTCGTGGAGCGGATCACCTTCGACGCCCAGTTGCCGCTGGGGATGTTCGAGGAGACCGACTACGTGGCGCAGGACTTCCAGGCCGAGCCCGGCGACCGGCTGGTCTTCGTCAGCGACGGCGTCCACGCGGTGGCCTCCCCGAAGGGCGAGGCGTACGGGGAAGCGGCGCTCGCGCGGGCCATCCAGTCCACCCGCCTGCTGCCCGCCGCGGAGGTTCCGCGTGCCATCCTGCGGGAGTTGACCGGCCACCGCGGCGAGGCGCTGCCCGCCGATGACGCCCTGATCGTGTGCCTGGACTGGCGTGGCAGGCCGCTCGGCCACTGA
- a CDS encoding STAS domain-containing protein → MTASSATTANPVPVLALGDVLLVTLQGEPHDGAAEQLHHDISHRIAHSPVPVGGVVIDISGVEIVDSFLGRILAEIAATARLLATRTVLAGMRPAVAITLVELGLTLPGLDTALDVGRALALLGRAPAAPSPAHPEEGA, encoded by the coding sequence GTGACCGCGTCCTCCGCCACCACCGCGAACCCGGTGCCGGTCCTGGCACTGGGCGACGTCCTGCTGGTGACCCTGCAAGGAGAACCGCACGACGGGGCGGCCGAACAACTGCACCACGACATCTCCCACCGCATCGCCCACAGCCCGGTGCCGGTGGGCGGTGTCGTGATCGACATCTCCGGTGTGGAGATCGTCGACTCCTTCCTCGGCCGGATCCTGGCCGAGATCGCCGCGACCGCCCGCCTGCTGGCCACCCGGACGGTGCTGGCCGGGATGCGTCCGGCGGTGGCCATCACCCTGGTCGAGCTGGGGCTCACCCTGCCCGGACTGGACACCGCCCTGGACGTCGGCAGGGCTCTGGCCCTGCTGGGCCGCGCCCCCGCGGCACCCTCACCCGCCCACCCGGAAGAGGGTGCGTGA